In Carya illinoinensis cultivar Pawnee chromosome 7, C.illinoinensisPawnee_v1, whole genome shotgun sequence, the following are encoded in one genomic region:
- the LOC122316883 gene encoding RING-H2 finger protein ATL5-like, translating to MEDNQSYALNGKIMLCSVVTVFLVLLIMVGFRIFSRCFFDNHRRRRRRARHSSYYSVTPNTTTSTQGLDPSILHALPTFTYSFKTHDSPLECAVCLSEFEDDDKGRVLPKCEHFFHVECIDTWFQSVSNCPLCRAPIVADISVLKPEISSETENEPVGALTEPAHTEAAERGVSEFSQPVNLGPNGCRRKPSELMGVVVEVPRLGGLDEMDSGSPGEYRALSLKRICSI from the coding sequence atGGAGGATAACCAGAGCTATGCTCTCAACGGGAAGATTATGCTATGTTCAGTGGTCACTGTATTCCTTGTCCTACTCATCATGGTCGGCTTTCGTATCTTCTCTCGATGCTTCTTCGACAATCACCGCCGAAGACGCCGGCGAGCCCGCCATTCCTCATATTACTCCGTTACCCCCAACACCACCACCTCTACTCAAGGCCTCGACCCCTCCATCCTCCATGCCCTCCCAACTTTCACCTACTCCTTTAAAACTCACGACTCTCCGCTGGAGTGCGCCGTCTGCTTATCCGAGTTCGAAGACGACGACAAAGGCCGAGTCTTGCCCAAATGTGAACACTTTTTTCACGTCGAGTGCATTGATACGTGGTTCCAGTCTGTCTCCAATTGCCCGCTGTGCAGAGCCCCGATCGTGGCCGATATTTCGGTGTTGAAACCCGAAATCTCTTCCGAAACGGAGAATGAACCCGTTGGTGCACTGACAGAACCGGCTCATACGGAAGCAGCTGAAAGGGGTGTCTCGGAGTTTTCACAGCCGGTGAATCTGGGACCCAATGGTTGCCGGAGAAAGCCATCTGAGCTTATGGGTGTAGTTGTAGAGGTGCCTCGGTTGGGAGGGTTGGATGAGATGGATTCGGGTTCACCCGGGGAATACCGGGCACTCTCGTTGAAGAGGATTTGTAGCATATGA